CCGGCCACCGTGCCCCACGAGGGTCCCGGCACGTTCACCACCGCCGACGCGTCAGGCGCCAAGGTCGGCACGGGCACCCTGCGCCGCTACCGGGTCCAGGTCGAGGACGGCATCGGGATCTCCGCGGCCGACGCCGCCCGCGAGATCGAGCAGATCCTCGCCCACCCGCGCGGCTGGGCCGCCCATGGACGCGGCGCGTTCCAGCTGGTCAGCGAGAACGCCGACTTCGTCATCCGGATCGCCACCCCGAAGACCGCCGACAAGCTGTGCCTCGCCCAGGGGCTCAACACCCGGGGCGAGTACAACTGCGAGACGACCGAGGGCGTCGTCGTGAACCTGAAGCGGTGGCTGCAGGGCTCCCCGACCTTCTCCGGTACCCCCGCCGAGTACCGGCACCTGATCATCAACCACGAGGTCGGGCACGAGATCGGCATCCGCACGCACATGACCTGCCCCGGCC
This genomic window from Streptomyces thermolilacinus SPC6 contains:
- a CDS encoding DUF3152 domain-containing protein; its protein translation is MGKRGVPASRRRRGSRGARRRGSARRPLGRIVLGGAALGVLALGGGAAVAHWTGGEPAAASRPSAAAPETPGTSARRSPQAPSPQASGKASPPPSPSPSASAEKEPDPPATVPHEGPGTFTTADASGAKVGTGTLRRYRVQVEDGIGISAADAAREIEQILAHPRGWAAHGRGAFQLVSENADFVIRIATPKTADKLCLAQGLNTRGEYNCETTEGVVVNLKRWLQGSPTFSGTPAEYRHLIINHEVGHEIGIRTHMTCPGPGKPAPVMMQQIKGLRGCVSNAWPYDEDGRYITGPIVP